Proteins from one Enterobacter bugandensis genomic window:
- a CDS encoding glycosyltransferase, whose product MPHKSKILLLDTGKEWGGGTNSMLELLKRINRDKFDITCCFYSDYSRAEGETIGQVLNSIGIPLIVIPQRQQPLWAKLLKEAGRSLLFFSRSARKALTRYVDILWRIRPNVSKIETLFMEGGFDTLYMNNQPGSNEEGYLAAAKLQARLIQHCRIEPVLTPPLVKLVNAHATKIIAVSHGVERVLLQHGVRPELCTTVNNAIDIHQPLPDRRAMRQRLNIDDETFVFGSIGSLIPRKSNHHTLEALAQFNQKHPQAKWKMVLVGEGAERGALTAQADALGIAEHIIFTGFQNTPFDYLATFDAFILASKSEGLPRVVLEAMLLNIPVIGSKVTGTAELIDHESTGLLFPWSDVSQLAQHLDNIWQDPALRARLAAAAHQNVCNVYAIESYVNGVEAVLGAQ is encoded by the coding sequence ATGCCGCACAAAAGTAAAATTCTCCTCCTGGATACGGGTAAAGAATGGGGGGGAGGCACCAACAGTATGCTTGAGCTCCTGAAGCGGATCAATCGCGATAAATTCGATATTACGTGTTGTTTTTACAGTGATTATAGCCGCGCTGAAGGTGAGACGATTGGTCAGGTGCTCAACAGCATCGGGATCCCGCTCATCGTGATCCCTCAGCGTCAGCAGCCGCTCTGGGCCAAATTACTGAAGGAAGCGGGACGTAGCCTGCTTTTTTTCTCACGCAGCGCCCGTAAGGCATTGACTCGTTACGTGGATATCCTGTGGCGAATCAGGCCTAACGTCAGCAAAATCGAGACGCTTTTCATGGAGGGCGGTTTCGATACGCTCTATATGAATAACCAACCCGGCTCAAATGAGGAAGGCTATCTCGCGGCAGCGAAACTGCAGGCGCGGTTGATTCAGCACTGTCGCATTGAACCTGTATTGACCCCACCGCTGGTGAAGCTGGTGAATGCCCATGCCACAAAAATCATCGCCGTCTCGCACGGCGTTGAACGCGTGCTTCTTCAGCATGGCGTCCGGCCCGAGCTGTGTACCACGGTCAACAACGCCATCGACATCCACCAGCCTTTGCCCGACCGACGCGCCATGCGCCAGCGTCTGAACATTGATGATGAGACGTTTGTGTTCGGCAGCATTGGGTCGCTTATCCCTCGCAAGTCCAATCACCACACGCTGGAGGCGCTGGCCCAGTTCAACCAGAAGCACCCGCAAGCAAAATGGAAGATGGTGCTGGTCGGTGAAGGGGCTGAACGCGGCGCGCTGACGGCGCAGGCTGACGCGCTGGGGATTGCTGAGCACATCATTTTTACCGGTTTCCAGAACACGCCTTTTGACTATCTCGCCACCTTTGACGCGTTTATTCTGGCTTCGAAGAGCGAAGGTTTGCCCCGCGTCGTGCTGGAGGCAATGCTGCTGAATATCCCGGTGATTGGCTCAAAGGTAACCGGCACGGCAGAATTGATCGACCATGAGTCGACCGGGCTGCTGTTTCCGTGGAGCGATGTGTCGCAACTTGCTCAACATCTGGATAATATCTGGCAGGATCCTGCTCTGCGCGCCCGGCTCGCCGCAGCCGCGCACCAGAATGTCTGCAACGTGTATGCCATTGAAAGCTATGTTAACGGTGTCGAGGCCGTTCTTGGCGCGCAATAA